In Desulfobotulus mexicanus, a single window of DNA contains:
- a CDS encoding PD40 domain-containing protein translates to MSSDVPAIRDAKLPAKGMDNAAVQLLLQQLDQLKPDLLPMPAHCISRLDEHTKNIYITMLAAMAMADKSVTDNEARLLHLLQKSLGMDPAATRIFEQAHQWESSDLKDFFRAIREAELDKTFMLDAIILLRLDGPINDAATALLGEMAELMEMEESDIRGLTGLACKILGLPGKTDMPFAWNPYFFGHWHPFLYKRKKIEASLVHTFTGHSDSVNSVAFSPDGKNILSGSADQRLMLWDLVSNANTKTFTGHSGQIYSVTFSPDGKSILSGSWDDTIKLWDLASGKAIKSIAIGSDVNDAAFSPDGKSILSGSDNSLKLWDSASGKNVSNFSGHSGYIFSVTFSPDGKNILSGSQDNSIKLWDTASGKEIKSFTGHGGYVQTVTFSPDGKRVLSSSNDGSIRLWDIDSGNELGNIISNGSKIAFNGILILSFTDKILKVWDIQSKKLLHSFESDNPVNSVSLSPLGDYALSGHHNGEVKLWKL, encoded by the coding sequence ATGAGTTCCGATGTACCTGCCATAAGAGATGCCAAGCTACCCGCAAAGGGCATGGACAATGCCGCAGTACAATTGCTGTTGCAGCAGCTTGACCAGCTAAAACCAGACCTTCTGCCCATGCCTGCCCATTGCATAAGTCGTCTGGATGAACACACGAAAAATATTTACATCACCATGCTGGCAGCCATGGCCATGGCAGACAAAAGCGTAACGGACAACGAAGCCCGGCTTCTGCACCTGCTTCAGAAAAGCCTTGGCATGGACCCTGCCGCCACAAGGATTTTTGAGCAGGCCCATCAGTGGGAAAGCTCAGACCTTAAGGATTTTTTCAGGGCCATCAGGGAAGCAGAACTGGATAAAACCTTCATGCTGGATGCGATAATTCTTCTCCGTCTGGACGGACCCATTAATGATGCGGCCACTGCCCTTCTCGGTGAAATGGCAGAACTCATGGAAATGGAAGAAAGTGATATCCGGGGTCTTACCGGCCTTGCCTGTAAAATTCTGGGGCTGCCGGGAAAAACAGATATGCCCTTTGCCTGGAATCCCTATTTTTTCGGGCACTGGCATCCTTTTCTCTATAAACGCAAAAAAATTGAGGCAAGTCTTGTTCATACCTTCACTGGGCATAGCGATAGTGTAAATTCTGTGGCCTTCAGCCCGGATGGAAAAAACATTCTTTCGGGAAGTGCGGATCAAAGACTCATGCTCTGGGATTTGGTCTCAAATGCCAATACTAAAACTTTCACAGGACATAGCGGGCAGATTTATTCCGTAACCTTCAGCCCGGACGGAAAAAGTATTCTGTCAGGAAGTTGGGATGATACCATCAAGCTTTGGGATCTTGCTTCCGGGAAAGCAATAAAAAGCATTGCTATTGGAAGCGATGTAAATGATGCTGCTTTTAGCCCTGATGGGAAAAGCATCCTGTCAGGAAGTGATAACTCTTTAAAATTATGGGATAGTGCATCAGGTAAGAATGTCAGCAATTTTAGTGGGCATAGCGGATACATTTTTTCTGTTACCTTCAGCCCGGACGGAAAAAACATTCTTTCGGGAAGCCAAGACAATAGTATCAAACTCTGGGATACGGCTTCGGGAAAGGAAATAAAAAGCTTCACAGGCCATGGAGGATATGTACAAACCGTTACCTTCAGTCCGGATGGCAAAAGAGTTCTTTCTTCAAGCAATGACGGCAGCATCAGGCTCTGGGATATTGACTCAGGAAACGAGCTGGGTAACATCATAAGTAATGGCAGCAAAATCGCTTTTAATGGTATTCTTATTCTATCCTTCACAGATAAAATATTAAAAGTATGGGATATTCAAAGTAAAAAGCTGCTGCATAGTTTTGAAAGTGATAATCCTGTAAACTCCGTATCCCTCAGCCCTTTAGGAGATTATGCTCTTTCCGGCCATCATAATGGAGAGGTCAAGCTCTGGAAACTCTGA
- a CDS encoding dynamin family protein, with translation MNELSLEKRYELVCNAITRPETEGKTAASLSSMEKALDEEMLKITRHHSPPDFVHLYFNFRKEFDRFREFARFPELSTKNTVGFGGAFSAGKSTLINALLDKKALLPAETDPTTTVPVYLMQGEEEKVHAINLFGHSMDLSTDDFVVLTHDFEKEYGRPLGHMLKSAHIALPEFAWDNLALLDTPGYSNAEDTASQESTDAKVARSQLNGASFIVWVVSAKAGTIPENDLRFIATLRPETPKLFVVSRADYVPEEDIQAIVDLVRKTLQSRGIAFVDVVPYSSKKKKRYPKEAITTHFDRWNQSPAEVLFARNFKVLFAHFIRYLDERRRDTERSLNRLNRILAISEESDITEDVKELKTRTIDAHKMLVDEKKTLLELSARFFRELKDVGDLVGIKMPEPSEMDLLEGEGIILLDMLLEIKKERGKKDRDMARFFLPLQADAESEEIPYMIHRRARTLQSTLKDTLPDGRIVYMEDLLQRRGKSLQGIFKESIPTKGLPEKLPGLTLRRGPEYRALIQEFNNL, from the coding sequence ATGAATGAGCTTTCCCTTGAAAAACGCTATGAACTTGTCTGCAATGCCATCACCCGACCTGAAACCGAAGGGAAAACGGCAGCCAGCCTGAGCAGCATGGAAAAAGCTCTGGATGAGGAAATGCTCAAAATAACCCGGCATCACAGCCCGCCGGATTTTGTGCATCTTTATTTCAATTTCAGAAAAGAGTTTGATCGCTTCCGGGAGTTTGCCCGTTTTCCTGAGCTTTCCACCAAAAATACCGTGGGTTTTGGCGGAGCCTTTTCCGCAGGAAAATCTACCCTCATTAATGCCCTTTTAGACAAAAAGGCCCTTTTGCCCGCAGAAACAGACCCAACCACAACGGTGCCGGTCTATCTTATGCAGGGCGAAGAGGAAAAGGTTCATGCCATAAACCTTTTCGGCCACAGCATGGATCTTTCCACCGATGATTTTGTGGTTCTTACCCATGATTTTGAAAAGGAATACGGCAGGCCCCTGGGCCACATGCTGAAATCCGCCCACATTGCCCTGCCGGAATTTGCCTGGGACAACCTGGCCCTGCTGGACACTCCGGGCTATTCCAATGCAGAAGATACCGCCAGCCAAGAAAGCACAGATGCTAAAGTTGCCCGCAGCCAGCTCAACGGAGCATCCTTTATTGTATGGGTGGTTTCCGCTAAGGCCGGAACCATACCGGAAAACGATCTTCGTTTCATCGCTACCCTAAGGCCGGAAACCCCAAAGCTCTTTGTTGTGTCCAGGGCTGATTATGTTCCGGAAGAAGACATTCAGGCCATTGTGGATCTGGTCAGAAAAACCCTACAAAGCCGGGGCATTGCCTTTGTGGATGTGGTTCCCTACTCTTCCAAGAAAAAAAAGCGATACCCAAAGGAAGCCATCACCACACATTTTGATCGCTGGAACCAAAGCCCTGCGGAAGTTCTCTTTGCAAGAAACTTCAAGGTGCTCTTTGCCCACTTCATCCGTTACCTCGATGAACGCAGGCGGGACACGGAAAGAAGCCTCAACCGCTTAAACCGCATCCTTGCCATCTCGGAAGAAAGCGACATTACAGAAGATGTTAAAGAGCTTAAAACCCGCACCATTGATGCACATAAAATGCTGGTGGATGAAAAGAAAACCCTGCTGGAACTTTCTGCGAGATTCTTCCGGGAACTTAAAGATGTGGGGGATCTTGTGGGCATCAAAATGCCCGAACCTTCGGAGATGGATCTGCTGGAGGGGGAAGGTATAATCCTGCTGGACATGCTGCTTGAAATCAAAAAGGAACGGGGGAAAAAAGACAGGGATATGGCAAGGTTTTTTCTGCCTTTGCAGGCAGATGCGGAATCCGAGGAAATTCCCTACATGATACACCGCAGGGCCAGAACCCTGCAAAGCACCCTGAAAGATACCCTTCCCGATGGCAGAATTGTTTATATGGAAGATCTGTTGCAACGCAGGGGCAAAAGCCTGCAAGGTATTTTTAAAGAAAGCATTCCGACCAAGGGCCTGCCGGAAAAACTCCCCGGTCTGACACTGCGCAGAGGCCCGGAGTACAGGGCGTTGATACAAGAGTTCAACAACCTTTAA